In Ectothiorhodospira sp. BSL-9, a single window of DNA contains:
- a CDS encoding chemotaxis protein CheW has protein sequence MSEDLKDRAVITSDDSREYLTFTLGDEEYGIDILNVQEIRGYDAVTKIANSPDYIKGVINMRGVIVPIIDMRLKFHLGQVEYNQFTVVIILNISGRVIGMVVDGVSDVVALKGEQIRPAPEFGAVLDTAYIDGLATLDERMVIVVDIEKLMTSGDMGLVDRIQNEST, from the coding sequence ATGAGTGAAGATCTGAAGGATCGGGCCGTCATCACCAGCGATGACAGCCGGGAATACCTTACATTCACCCTGGGAGATGAGGAATATGGCATCGATATCCTCAATGTCCAGGAGATCCGTGGCTACGATGCGGTGACCAAGATCGCCAACTCGCCGGATTACATCAAGGGCGTGATCAATATGCGCGGGGTCATCGTGCCCATCATCGACATGCGCCTGAAGTTTCATCTGGGACAGGTGGAATACAACCAGTTCACGGTGGTGATCATCCTCAACATCTCCGGGCGGGTGATCGGCATGGTGGTGGATGGTGTTTCGGATGTGGTCGCTCTCAAGGGAGAGCAGATCCGGCCGGCACCGGAATTTGGCGCGGTGCTGGACACCGCCTACATCGACGGACTGGCCACGCTGGATGAACGCATGGTGATCGTCGTCGATATCGAAAAACTCATGACCAGCGGCGATATGGGGCTGGTTGACCGGATTCAGAACGAATCCACCTGA
- a CDS encoding methyl-accepting chemotaxis protein: MRWFNNLSAGIKIALLGGVLLLSLAYAAFEAYQGFTGWSNYSQQVRDNRLPSMEALGQMNTERMAIRAQTVEVMLQDEAYTDKSALRDIAQQRARSWETVDRYWEQFAEIPRLTDAGQQLYNRLRGEYQAWRTIYVDLDALIDNMIRTQDPAQFDAYMQEYQATVERMIPISNTMGATFVELVDGNVARASADADMNVETAASEIRELFWIASIAILISVALAVLTFISMVPPLRSLVAKFDAIGAGDYDQEIEQTRKDEVGKALKGLADMQAKLKADITETKRVAAENLRIRYALDTVSSNVMVSDTDAQIVYANDAVIGMFRKGANDIRKDLPNFDPDRVRGSSMDMFHKRAAHQRQMTESMQSTHETEIVIGGRTFKLIASPIFDEEGQRLGAVIEWADRTEELKVEREVTHLVEGAVKGDFNQRIATEELSGFFKRLGDAMNQLVERTSTGLGEVARVLNAVADGDLTQRVTGDYEGTFGQLKEDTNATAIRLQELIGQIKESVDAINTAAREIAVGNTDLSQRTEEQASSLEETASSMEELTSTVKQTADNARQANQLSINARDVASRGGDKAREAMDSMKAITESADKIGEIITVIDGIAFQTNILALNAAVEAARAGEQGRGFAVVAGEVRNLAQRSAAAAKEIKALIAEDTATIETGSKQVLAAGQTMGEIVNEVKRVSDLIAEITAAADEQSTGIEQVNSAVTQMDEVTQQNASLVEEAAAAAESLEEQAQGLARAVSVFRVDEGAMGSGGHQLPAASKAPSRALPAANKAQSGRPATAGKAATGSSSKPPQGKAVGGGAKPGNRPASRANPDDEWEEF, translated from the coding sequence ATGCGTTGGTTCAATAATCTATCGGCAGGCATCAAGATTGCGCTGCTTGGCGGCGTGTTACTGCTCTCCCTGGCGTATGCGGCCTTCGAGGCCTATCAGGGGTTTACTGGCTGGTCCAATTATTCCCAGCAGGTCCGCGACAACCGCCTGCCTTCCATGGAGGCCCTCGGTCAGATGAACACCGAGCGCATGGCCATCCGTGCTCAGACGGTGGAAGTCATGCTGCAGGATGAGGCCTATACGGACAAATCCGCGCTTCGGGACATCGCCCAGCAACGGGCCCGTTCCTGGGAAACCGTTGATCGCTATTGGGAGCAGTTTGCCGAAATTCCTCGCCTCACCGACGCAGGTCAGCAGCTGTATAACCGTTTGCGCGGTGAATACCAGGCCTGGAGGACCATCTATGTGGACCTGGATGCCCTGATCGATAACATGATCCGCACCCAGGATCCCGCTCAGTTCGACGCCTACATGCAGGAGTACCAGGCAACGGTTGAACGCATGATCCCCATCTCCAACACCATGGGCGCCACCTTCGTGGAACTGGTGGACGGCAACGTGGCCCGGGCCTCTGCCGATGCGGATATGAATGTGGAGACCGCTGCCTCCGAGATCCGTGAGCTGTTCTGGATTGCTTCCATCGCCATACTCATCTCTGTTGCCCTGGCGGTGCTGACCTTCATCAGCATGGTGCCGCCGCTGCGGTCTCTGGTGGCCAAGTTCGATGCCATCGGGGCCGGTGACTACGATCAGGAAATCGAGCAGACCCGCAAGGACGAGGTGGGTAAGGCCCTGAAGGGCCTGGCGGACATGCAGGCCAAACTCAAGGCGGACATCACTGAGACCAAGCGTGTGGCGGCTGAAAACCTGCGCATCCGATATGCCCTGGATACCGTTTCCTCCAATGTCATGGTCTCTGACACGGATGCCCAGATCGTTTACGCCAATGATGCGGTGATCGGCATGTTCCGCAAGGGCGCCAACGACATCCGCAAGGATCTGCCCAACTTCGATCCTGACCGGGTGCGCGGCTCCAGCATGGATATGTTCCATAAGCGTGCAGCCCATCAGCGTCAGATGACGGAATCCATGCAGTCCACCCACGAAACAGAGATCGTCATCGGCGGGCGTACCTTCAAGCTCATTGCCAGTCCTATCTTCGATGAGGAAGGCCAGCGTCTGGGGGCGGTTATTGAATGGGCCGACCGCACCGAAGAATTGAAGGTGGAACGGGAAGTGACGCACCTGGTGGAAGGCGCCGTGAAGGGCGATTTCAACCAGCGTATCGCCACCGAGGAGCTGAGTGGCTTCTTCAAGCGTCTGGGTGATGCTATGAACCAGCTTGTGGAGCGCACCTCCACGGGTCTGGGTGAGGTGGCCCGAGTGCTCAACGCCGTCGCCGACGGGGATCTGACTCAACGCGTGACCGGTGACTACGAAGGCACCTTCGGGCAATTGAAGGAAGACACCAACGCCACCGCCATTCGCCTTCAGGAGCTGATCGGCCAGATCAAGGAGTCCGTGGATGCCATCAACACGGCGGCCCGAGAGATTGCAGTAGGCAATACCGATCTGTCCCAACGCACCGAGGAACAGGCTTCCAGCCTGGAGGAAACCGCTTCCAGCATGGAAGAGTTGACCTCAACGGTGAAGCAGACGGCCGACAATGCCCGCCAGGCCAACCAGCTCTCGATCAACGCCCGCGATGTGGCCAGCCGGGGTGGTGATAAGGCCAGGGAGGCCATGGATTCCATGAAGGCCATCACGGAAAGCGCCGACAAGATCGGCGAGATCATCACCGTGATCGACGGCATTGCCTTCCAGACCAACATCCTGGCCCTGAACGCAGCGGTGGAGGCAGCCCGGGCCGGGGAACAGGGTCGGGGCTTTGCCGTGGTGGCTGGCGAGGTGCGCAACCTGGCACAGCGCTCGGCCGCCGCCGCCAAGGAGATCAAGGCCTTGATCGCCGAGGATACGGCGACCATCGAGACCGGCAGCAAGCAGGTACTTGCCGCCGGACAGACCATGGGAGAGATCGTCAACGAAGTGAAGCGGGTCTCGGATCTCATTGCCGAAATCACCGCCGCGGCCGATGAGCAAAGCACGGGTATCGAGCAGGTCAACAGCGCCGTCACCCAGATGGACGAGGTCACGCAGCAGAATGCCTCGCTGGTGGAGGAGGCCGCTGCGGCTGCCGAGTCCCTGGAGGAGCAGGCCCAGGGTCTGGCGCGTGCGGTCAGCGTGTTCCGGGTGGATGAGGGTGCCATGGGTTCTGGCGGCCATCAGTTACCGGCGGCTTCCAAGGCCCCCAGCCGGGCTCTGCCAGCCGCGAACAAGGCTCAATCCGGGCGCCCGGCGACCGCTGGCAAAGCGGCCACCGGTAGCAGCAGCAAGCCCCCGCAGGGCAAGGCAGTGGGTGGTGGCGCGAAGCCGGGCAACCGGCCCGCCTCGCGTGCCAACCCGGACGATGAGTGGGAAGAGTTCTGA
- a CDS encoding CheR family methyltransferase: protein MRDREFDFRDADFERIRRMIYEYAGISLNPGKRDMVYSRVARRLRQAGLNSFEAYLDRLEVDAEEWQHFVNSLTTNLTSFFREAHHFPVLSEHATRMHGSHRRTLRIWSAGCSTGEEPFSIAMTLIDTFGSWTPPVKILATDLDTQVVRHAAEGIYPMERIEKMPQNDVKRFFLRGKGSREGMVRVRPQVRELVTFESLNLLGPSWPLKEPFDAIFCRNVLIYFDKPTQYRLLSRFHPLLHPEGLLFVGHSESLAHASDLFRLQGKTVCVPVARGRP from the coding sequence ATGCGTGACCGGGAATTCGATTTCAGGGACGCCGACTTCGAGCGAATCCGGCGAATGATTTATGAATATGCCGGCATCTCGCTCAATCCGGGCAAACGGGACATGGTCTACAGCCGTGTGGCCCGGCGCCTGCGTCAGGCGGGCCTGAATTCCTTTGAGGCCTATCTGGATCGCCTGGAGGTGGATGCCGAGGAATGGCAGCACTTTGTTAATTCGCTGACCACCAACCTCACTTCCTTTTTCCGGGAGGCCCATCATTTTCCGGTGCTCTCTGAGCATGCCACCCGGATGCACGGCAGCCATCGACGCACGCTGAGGATCTGGTCGGCCGGATGCTCCACTGGGGAGGAGCCGTTTTCCATCGCCATGACCCTGATCGACACGTTCGGCAGCTGGACGCCGCCCGTGAAGATCCTGGCCACGGACCTGGATACGCAAGTGGTGCGCCATGCGGCCGAAGGCATCTATCCCATGGAGCGCATCGAAAAGATGCCGCAGAATGATGTGAAACGCTTTTTTCTGCGGGGCAAGGGCAGTCGTGAGGGCATGGTGCGGGTCAGGCCTCAGGTGCGGGAACTCGTCACCTTCGAGTCGCTCAATCTGCTGGGGCCGAGCTGGCCACTCAAGGAACCCTTTGATGCCATCTTTTGCCGCAATGTGTTGATCTATTTCGACAAGCCCACCCAGTACCGGCTGCTGTCCAGGTTTCATCCCTTGCTGCATCCGGAGGGCCTGTTGTTCGTGGGGCATTCGGAGAGCCTGGCCCATGCCTCCGATCTGTTCCGCTTGCAGGGCAAGACGGTCTGTGTGCCGGTGGCGAGGGGGCGCCCATGA
- the cheD gene encoding chemoreceptor glutamine deamidase CheD, translating into MSEGFEEVLAPNLYYDRHFDMDAVKILPGEYYVSNRELLMVTVLGSCVGACVRDRLRGIGGINHFMLPDDKRNEDSRVGSSMRYGDYAMEILINQLIKLGARRENLEAKVFGAGNVLPGFKSNIVGERNAQFVTDYLATEGIPIAAKDLLGNHPRKVYFFPTTGRVLVKKLRSLHNETIIERELSYSQKLRQAKVSGEVELFD; encoded by the coding sequence ATGAGCGAAGGTTTCGAGGAGGTCCTGGCACCCAACCTGTACTATGACCGGCACTTCGACATGGATGCCGTCAAGATACTGCCGGGAGAGTACTACGTCTCCAATCGGGAGCTGCTGATGGTGACTGTACTGGGCTCCTGTGTGGGGGCCTGCGTCAGGGATCGTCTGCGGGGCATTGGGGGCATCAATCACTTCATGCTGCCCGACGACAAGCGCAACGAGGACAGTCGCGTGGGCAGTTCCATGCGCTATGGGGATTACGCCATGGAGATCCTGATCAACCAGCTGATCAAGCTGGGGGCGCGTCGGGAAAACCTGGAGGCCAAGGTATTCGGTGCCGGCAATGTGCTGCCCGGGTTCAAAAGCAATATCGTCGGAGAGCGCAACGCCCAGTTTGTCACCGATTACCTGGCGACGGAGGGCATTCCCATCGCGGCAAAGGACTTGCTCGGTAATCACCCGCGCAAGGTTTACTTCTTCCCCACCACCGGGCGGGTACTCGTGAAGAAACTGCGCAGTCTGCACAACGAGACCATCATCGAGCGGGAACTGAGCTACAGCCAGAAACTGCGCCAGGCCAAGGTGTCCGGCGAAGTGGAACTGTTCGACTGA
- a CDS encoding methyl-accepting chemotaxis protein — protein sequence MQGLGMEAITRALTPHWPAVMTSVAAIVVWVLLSLPAWPGMLLIALAWVGSLLWQARDGVHAGQAAQALADEQQGTLDSDRELWNLVVEIDALMAPETSELRTLVGQARELIRDAVRDLQDSFHNLNQTSREQQELALRLIKGMSSDAQGTSSVEAIDMDHFMEENGKVLAQNVQMLIDMGKHSVEVAHHVDDLSSLMNEIFGLLDSAKHIAGQTNLLALNAAIEAARAGEAGRGFAVVAQEVRKLSRDSDKFNEQIRAQVEQANRLFGDAREVVGRMASQDLNTSITAKGSMDEMMEQLQKLNQSLSEGLDHMSGVAERVQQNVDAAVRLLQFEDIAGQVLDRAHTRIDFMERFVSELRQLPMVEPQRSQQQLEQARGRLKALREELRDAAHRPVHQKSMDEGDIELF from the coding sequence ATGCAGGGCTTAGGAATGGAGGCAATCACACGGGCGCTCACACCCCACTGGCCAGCGGTGATGACCAGTGTGGCCGCCATCGTCGTCTGGGTGCTGCTGTCGCTGCCTGCCTGGCCCGGCATGCTGTTGATCGCCCTGGCCTGGGTCGGCTCCCTGCTCTGGCAGGCCCGTGATGGCGTCCATGCCGGACAGGCAGCCCAGGCCCTGGCCGATGAACAGCAGGGCACACTGGACAGTGACCGGGAGTTATGGAACCTGGTTGTTGAGATTGATGCCCTCATGGCGCCGGAGACAAGCGAGTTACGCACACTGGTGGGGCAGGCCCGGGAATTGATCCGGGATGCCGTGCGTGATCTGCAGGACAGTTTCCACAACCTGAACCAGACGTCCCGGGAACAGCAGGAACTGGCGCTGAGACTCATCAAGGGCATGTCCAGCGATGCTCAGGGGACCTCCAGTGTTGAGGCCATCGACATGGACCACTTCATGGAGGAGAACGGCAAGGTGCTGGCCCAGAACGTGCAAATGCTCATCGACATGGGCAAGCACAGCGTGGAGGTGGCTCATCATGTGGACGATCTCTCCAGCCTGATGAATGAGATCTTCGGGCTGCTCGACAGTGCCAAGCACATCGCCGGACAAACCAACCTGCTGGCTCTGAACGCTGCCATTGAGGCGGCCCGTGCCGGGGAGGCGGGCCGGGGATTTGCCGTGGTGGCCCAGGAGGTGCGCAAGCTCTCCCGGGATTCGGATAAGTTCAATGAGCAGATCCGCGCCCAGGTGGAACAGGCCAACCGACTCTTTGGTGATGCCCGCGAGGTGGTTGGCCGCATGGCCTCACAGGATCTGAACACATCCATCACGGCCAAAGGCAGCATGGATGAGATGATGGAGCAGCTGCAGAAGCTCAATCAGAGCCTGTCCGAGGGGCTGGATCATATGTCCGGCGTGGCCGAGCGCGTGCAGCAGAATGTGGATGCGGCGGTCAGGCTGTTGCAGTTCGAGGACATTGCGGGTCAGGTGCTTGACCGGGCCCATACACGCATCGACTTCATGGAACGCTTTGTCTCCGAGCTGCGCCAACTTCCCATGGTGGAGCCGCAAAGATCGCAGCAACAGCTGGAACAGGCCCGCGGTCGGCTCAAGGCGCTGCGTGAGGAGTTACGGGATGCTGCCCACCGTCCCGTGCATCAAAAATCCATGGACGAAGGTGATATTGAACTCTTCTGA
- a CDS encoding chemotaxis response regulator protein-glutamate methylesterase, giving the protein MPVANTRSSKLRKGTVGKPIRVLVVDDSALVRKLLTEVLNSVEGIEVVGTAQDPYVARERIKSLDPDVLTLDVEMPRMDGLTFLRNLMRLRPMPVVMVSSLTERGAEVTMQALELGAVDFVTKPALDLANTLNAYRDELAAKVKVAAGARVRTLAAVKPKHSVDEILPAKAVGHWRTTDRLLAIGASTGGTEAVKDVLIDLPPDSPAVVIAQHIPAGFSGAWAQRMNRQSRLVVKEAEEGERLMAGHAYVAPGDQHLMVARDGARYVCRLNMAEPVNRHRPSVDVLFRSVAQAAGKNSCAALLTGMGADGVQGLKELHDMGVETIAQDEATSVVWGMPGEAVKRGAASQVLPLDRIAEAMLKASRVR; this is encoded by the coding sequence ATGCCCGTGGCCAATACAAGAAGTTCAAAGCTGAGGAAGGGCACCGTGGGGAAGCCGATACGGGTACTGGTGGTCGACGATTCAGCGTTGGTGCGCAAGCTTCTGACGGAGGTTCTGAACTCAGTCGAGGGCATTGAGGTGGTGGGCACGGCCCAGGACCCGTATGTGGCGCGAGAGCGCATCAAGAGCCTTGATCCAGACGTGCTGACCCTGGATGTGGAAATGCCGCGCATGGATGGCCTGACCTTCCTGCGCAACCTGATGCGTCTGCGCCCCATGCCCGTGGTAATGGTGTCCTCGCTCACCGAGCGGGGGGCCGAGGTTACCATGCAGGCCCTGGAGCTGGGCGCTGTGGATTTTGTCACCAAGCCCGCCCTGGATCTGGCCAATACCCTCAACGCCTACCGCGATGAGTTGGCTGCCAAGGTCAAGGTTGCGGCCGGGGCCAGGGTACGCACCCTGGCAGCAGTGAAACCCAAGCATTCCGTCGACGAGATCCTGCCTGCCAAGGCCGTGGGGCACTGGCGTACCACGGACCGCCTGCTGGCCATCGGCGCCTCCACCGGGGGAACCGAAGCGGTGAAGGATGTTCTCATTGACCTGCCACCGGACAGCCCTGCCGTGGTCATTGCCCAGCACATCCCCGCAGGTTTCAGTGGCGCGTGGGCGCAGCGCATGAATCGGCAGAGCCGACTGGTGGTCAAGGAGGCCGAGGAGGGCGAGCGCCTGATGGCTGGCCATGCCTACGTGGCACCCGGAGATCAGCATCTGATGGTGGCCCGGGATGGGGCCCGCTACGTCTGCCGCCTGAATATGGCCGAACCGGTCAATCGCCATCGGCCCAGCGTGGATGTGCTGTTTCGTTCCGTGGCCCAGGCCGCGGGCAAGAATTCCTGCGCCGCTCTGCTCACCGGCATGGGGGCCGACGGTGTGCAGGGCCTCAAGGAGCTGCATGACATGGGCGTGGAGACCATTGCCCAGGACGAAGCCACCAGCGTGGTCTGGGGGATGCCTGGAGAGGCCGTGAAGCGGGGTGCGGCCTCCCAGGTGCTGCCTCTGGACCGGATTGCCGAGGCCATGCTGAAGGCCTCCCGCGTGCGCTGA
- a CDS encoding STAS domain-containing protein — MSIKRHVDEKTNLVTISVGGRFDFAQHKAFRDAYRDLPAQGTRYRVDLSEATYLDSSALGMLLLLREHAGGDTARVSLRGCSDDVRRVLKIANFDRLFTLE, encoded by the coding sequence ATGAGCATCAAACGTCACGTCGATGAAAAGACCAACCTGGTGACGATATCCGTGGGTGGTCGGTTTGATTTCGCCCAACACAAGGCCTTCCGTGACGCCTATCGGGATCTGCCCGCCCAGGGCACCCGCTATCGGGTGGACCTGAGCGAAGCCACGTACCTGGATAGTTCGGCCCTGGGCATGTTGCTGCTGCTCCGGGAGCACGCCGGTGGCGATACGGCCCGGGTGAGCCTGCGGGGCTGTAGCGACGATGTACGCCGCGTCCTCAAGATTGCCAATTTCGATCGCCTTTTCACCCTGGAGTAA
- a CDS encoding SpoIIE family protein phosphatase, giving the protein MSRDAHPSPIRESGITHAVAPVDSRGLALVVDDEPTNRRLLARMLKKEGFDTLEAESGARAIELFEQSPPDIVFMDVMMPVMDGFEATRRIKAMAGFDFVPVIFLTALHDEKSLVQCTESGGDDFLTKPFNFSILKARITAMERVRDLQRIIAGKNRELEQLLEQDRQEQKLAERVFSRAVNDRNVHTEQFGLVQRPATTFNGDLVLTQDLPDGGVRILLGDFTGHGLAAAIGALPVAETFRTMTRKGVDDEQVLDEINRKLYRVLPPERFMAACLVSIPGSGREIRWWNGGMPSAWLRTQEGLQELASHALPLGILPELSDRETPRRVAVRRDDRLLMMSDGLLEARDPGGRMFMDHGFAGVLEAWTHGGAVLPDLLQALEEHCADQRPEDDVAILETPLDPELFSRPPVSRERHPEGGWTWSLTLEDERLGDLPSLESALRPLGLLDGLEEDAGPLETIVNELYSNALEHGVLRLDSPMKADPDGFCNYYQERGRRLAEGCRGRVDVSVAYEPGETHGMLRVKISDSGPGFDTQQWDDVSLDTTRPWGRGIALVRDLCDAVVFDDSGSRVEAVYRCR; this is encoded by the coding sequence ATGTCACGCGACGCCCATCCAAGCCCCATTCGGGAATCCGGGATCACGCACGCCGTTGCTCCGGTCGATTCCCGCGGGCTGGCGCTGGTGGTGGACGATGAACCCACCAATCGCCGGCTGCTGGCGCGCATGCTCAAGAAGGAGGGTTTCGACACTCTGGAGGCGGAGAGCGGCGCCCGGGCCATCGAGCTGTTCGAGCAGTCGCCGCCGGATATCGTCTTCATGGATGTGATGATGCCGGTGATGGATGGGTTCGAAGCGACCCGGCGGATCAAGGCCATGGCCGGCTTTGATTTCGTGCCGGTGATCTTTCTCACCGCGCTGCACGATGAAAAGTCCCTGGTGCAATGCACGGAGTCGGGGGGAGACGATTTTCTTACCAAGCCCTTCAACTTCAGCATCCTCAAGGCACGCATCACGGCCATGGAACGGGTGCGCGATCTGCAGCGCATCATCGCCGGCAAAAACCGGGAACTGGAGCAACTCCTGGAGCAGGACCGCCAGGAGCAGAAGCTGGCCGAACGGGTATTCAGTCGGGCCGTGAACGACCGTAATGTGCATACGGAACAGTTCGGGCTGGTGCAGCGGCCCGCCACCACGTTCAACGGCGATCTGGTGCTCACCCAGGACCTTCCCGATGGGGGCGTGCGTATCCTCCTGGGGGATTTCACCGGCCATGGCCTCGCGGCCGCCATTGGCGCGCTGCCCGTGGCCGAGACCTTTCGCACCATGACCCGCAAGGGGGTGGATGACGAGCAGGTGCTGGACGAGATCAATCGCAAGCTGTATCGCGTGCTGCCGCCGGAACGCTTCATGGCCGCCTGCCTGGTGTCCATCCCCGGCTCCGGTCGTGAGATCCGCTGGTGGAACGGGGGCATGCCCAGTGCCTGGTTACGCACCCAGGAGGGCCTGCAGGAACTGGCTTCCCATGCCTTGCCGCTGGGTATCCTGCCGGAGCTGTCGGACCGGGAAACGCCCCGGCGCGTGGCGGTGCGTCGTGATGATCGACTGCTGATGATGAGTGATGGTCTGCTGGAGGCCCGTGATCCGGGTGGGCGCATGTTCATGGATCACGGTTTTGCCGGGGTGCTGGAGGCATGGACCCACGGCGGGGCGGTACTCCCCGACCTGTTGCAGGCCCTCGAGGAGCACTGCGCCGACCAGCGGCCGGAGGATGATGTTGCCATTCTGGAAACCCCCCTGGACCCGGAGCTTTTCAGCCGTCCGCCCGTGAGTCGTGAAAGACACCCGGAAGGGGGATGGACCTGGTCGCTGACGCTGGAGGACGAGCGTCTTGGGGACTTGCCCTCGCTGGAGTCCGCCCTGCGTCCACTGGGATTGCTGGATGGCCTGGAGGAGGATGCCGGCCCTCTGGAAACCATTGTCAACGAGCTCTACAGCAACGCCCTGGAGCACGGGGTGCTGCGACTGGACTCTCCCATGAAGGCCGACCCGGACGGATTTTGCAACTATTATCAGGAACGGGGTCGCCGCCTGGCCGAGGGTTGTCGGGGACGTGTGGATGTGAGCGTGGCCTATGAGCCCGGTGAGACGCACGGCATGTTACGGGTAAAAATCAGTGATTCCGGCCCGGGGTTTGACACCCAACAGTGGGACGATGTGTCGCTGGACACCACCCGCCCCTGGGGCCGTGGCATCGCCCTGGTGCGGGATCTGTGCGATGCGGTGGTTTTTGACGATTCTGGCTCCCGGGTGGAGGCCGTTTATCGGTGTCGCTAA
- a CDS encoding HD domain-containing phosphohydrolase produces the protein MVVDDERANLILMDRLLRTEGYSNLALVQDPREVIATYRQAPTDLILLDIKMPHMNGFEVMEQFAALNDPLVPPILVLTAQHSRDYMLRALSNGARDFIGKPFDRAEVLARVRNMLDVQLAHRMTHDQKDMLAQLVHERTEEIRRTRLQVVQRLGRASEYRDNETGCHILRMSHISALLAQHVGWDRDQCERMLHASPMHDVGKIGIPDQILLKPGKLTPDEWEIMKTHATIGADILSGDDSDLLLMAREIALTHHEKWDGSGYPNGLAGHDIPMTGRICALADVFDALTSWRPYKKAWTVDDALDFIRNGAGHHFDPDLTELFFSLVPDILAIRERFPEPIPEAD, from the coding sequence ATGGTGGTGGACGATGAACGGGCCAACCTGATCCTGATGGACCGCCTGCTGCGTACCGAGGGCTATTCCAACCTGGCCCTGGTACAGGACCCCCGGGAGGTGATCGCCACTTATCGCCAGGCACCCACCGACCTGATCCTGCTGGACATCAAGATGCCGCACATGAACGGCTTTGAGGTGATGGAGCAGTTCGCCGCGCTGAATGACCCCCTGGTCCCGCCTATTCTCGTGCTCACGGCTCAGCACAGCCGCGACTACATGCTTCGGGCCCTGAGTAACGGTGCCCGGGATTTCATCGGCAAACCGTTTGATCGGGCTGAAGTGCTGGCACGGGTACGCAACATGCTGGATGTGCAGCTGGCGCACCGCATGACCCACGACCAGAAAGACATGCTGGCGCAACTGGTGCATGAACGCACCGAGGAGATCCGGCGTACCCGCCTGCAGGTGGTGCAGCGTCTGGGGCGCGCCTCGGAATACCGGGATAACGAGACCGGGTGCCACATCCTGCGCATGAGTCACATCTCGGCCCTGCTGGCCCAGCATGTGGGCTGGGATCGTGATCAATGCGAGCGCATGCTCCATGCCAGCCCCATGCACGACGTGGGCAAGATTGGCATTCCCGACCAGATCCTGCTCAAACCAGGCAAGCTCACGCCCGATGAGTGGGAGATCATGAAGACCCATGCCACCATCGGCGCCGACATCCTCAGTGGCGATGATTCCGATCTGCTGCTCATGGCCCGGGAGATCGCCCTCACGCACCACGAAAAATGGGACGGCAGTGGCTACCCCAACGGCCTGGCCGGTCATGATATTCCCATGACCGGTCGCATCTGCGCCCTGGCGGATGTCTTTGACGCCCTGACCTCCTGGCGGCCCTACAAGAAGGCCTGGACCGTGGACGATGCTCTGGATTTCATCCGCAACGGGGCAGGGCATCATTTCGACCCGGATCTTACCGAACTCTTCTTCAGCCTGGTGCCCGACATCCTGGCCATCCGCGAGCGTTTTCCAGAACCCATTCCCGAGGCCGACTGA